Proteins encoded by one window of Emys orbicularis isolate rEmyOrb1 chromosome 15, rEmyOrb1.hap1, whole genome shotgun sequence:
- the LOC135889489 gene encoding vitelline membrane outer layer protein 1-like, whose product MDSSLHATLGLVLGCCLWGAWGQTKIHVSNGGMWGTWGEEQSCPGNSFAIGFSLKVELPQLAGDDTALNGIRLLCSDDSTIQSNVGPWGSWGLVKKCPSGQRLTQFRLRVEPCRGLKDDTAANNIEFVCTGGAELRGAGRCWGKWGPQSRSCGPRGICTIATKVEAPQGKGDDTALNDVYFRCCSSSGVIAGQP is encoded by the exons ATGGACAGCTCCCTGCACGCCACGCTCGGCCTTGTGCTCGGCTGCTGCCTGTGGGGCGCATGGGGCCAGACCAAGATCCACGTTAGCAATGGAGGGATGTGGGGCACGTGGGGCGAGGAACAGTCCTGCCCCGGCAACAGCTTTGCCATTGGGTTCTCCCTGAAG GTGGAGCTGCCCCAGCTCGCCGGGGACGACACGGCGCTGAACGGGATCCGGCTGCTCTGCTCCGACGACAGCACGATCCAGTCCAACGTGGGGCC GTGGGGCTCGTGGGGCCTAGTGAAGAAATGCCCCTCGGGGCAGCGGCTGACCCAGTTCCGGCTGCGGGTGGAGCCCTGCCGGGGCCTCAAGGACGACACGGCCGCCAACAACATCGAGTTTGTCTGCACGGGTGGGGCGGAGCTGAGGGGGGCCGGGCGGTGCTGGGGCAAGTGGGGCCCCCAGAGCCGCTCCTGCGGCCCGCGGGGCATCTGCACCATCGCCACCAAGGTGGAGGCCCCCCAGGGCAAAGGGGATGACACGGCCCTGAACGACGTCTACTTCAGATGCTGCAGCTCGTCTGGTGTGATTGCTGGTCAGCCCTGA